The window TTTTTCGACATCAATGAAAAAGAAAGATCAGCTTATTTTCGCTTTAGCGAAAGAAATGGAATTACGTAAAGACGAGTTTAAAAATACAACAGTAGAGACGATCTATTTTGGAGGAGGAACACCAAGTGTGTTGTCTGCAGACGAATTGCAATATTTGATTGATAGTGTCTATTTAAACTATAAAGTCATAGATAACCCTGAAATTACTTTAGAGGCTAATCCTGACGACTTAATTATAGATGCTGATGTCGCACTGAGCGCAGTTGAAGTGCAATCCTTGTATCAGTCAAAATTTGAAGACTTAAAAAAGACAGGGATTAATAGGCTTAGTATTGGTGTGCAGTCCTTTCATGAAAAGGATTTAAAACTCATGAATCGTGCGCATAATGCAGAGGAAGCTAAACGTTGTTTACAGTTTGCGACACAATATTTTGATAATATAAGTTTAGATTTAATCTATGGGATTCCAAATAGTACAAATGCAGAATGGTTAGAAAATATCCAAACAGCACTAAGTTTTGGAGTGCCACATATTTCTAGTTATGCTTTAACGGTCGAGCCTAAAACAGCGTTAGCTAGTTTTATAGCAAAGGGAGTTATTGACAATGTGGATGACGATTTGGCGCATGACCAATTTCATATTTTAATAGAAGCGCTTAATCTAGCGGGTTTTGACCATTACGAGCTGTCTAATTTTGGTAAAAAAGGCTTTTACAGTAAAAATAATAGTGCGTATTGGTTAGGTAAACCCTATTTGGGAATTGGTCCTTCTGCGCATAGTTTTAATGGAGAAGAACGCGCGTGGAATGTAAAAAACAATTCGATTTACATTAATAAGATTACCCAAAATGAACAACCTTTGGAGATTGAAACTCTAACCTTAAATGACAAGTATAATGAGTTTGTTATGACGGGATTGCGTACTATTTGGGGAGTGTCTCTAAATAAAATAGAAAAACAGTTTGGGAAACCCTTTTTGGAATACTTGTTGCAACAAGCTAATCAGTATATAGATAAACAAATGTTGTATATTGAGGATGACAACTTAAAAACAACTAAAT is drawn from Psychroserpens sp. NJDZ02 and contains these coding sequences:
- the hemW gene encoding radical SAM family heme chaperone HemW, translating into MSGIYIHIPFCKQACHYCDFHFSTSMKKKDQLIFALAKEMELRKDEFKNTTVETIYFGGGTPSVLSADELQYLIDSVYLNYKVIDNPEITLEANPDDLIIDADVALSAVEVQSLYQSKFEDLKKTGINRLSIGVQSFHEKDLKLMNRAHNAEEAKRCLQFATQYFDNISLDLIYGIPNSTNAEWLENIQTALSFGVPHISSYALTVEPKTALASFIAKGVIDNVDDDLAHDQFHILIEALNLAGFDHYELSNFGKKGFYSKNNSAYWLGKPYLGIGPSAHSFNGEERAWNVKNNSIYINKITQNEQPLEIETLTLNDKYNEFVMTGLRTIWGVSLNKIEKQFGKPFLEYLLQQANQYIDKQMLYIEDDNLKTTKSGKFLSDGIASDLFMLN